The following are encoded together in the Daucus carota subsp. sativus chromosome 5, DH1 v3.0, whole genome shotgun sequence genome:
- the LOC108220975 gene encoding uncharacterized protein LOC108220975: METTSKIIRSSIYIFLSNYHYFTISAILALPFSASVLLSQALVPSSTLLPPIQIRLQALLNAAGLPSSSEIFNIFSLKLSQTITSTVLVLPFTFSFLILAKASVIKALSQQKPSQIKIFSFISILSPIFSTQIWTSLLILSANATSFSILTIAYNFLDVYKLLSTSTSIVLFSAAAAILYSIILANAFVISNLAVVLSGMEAKGGCISLLKACVLIKGRNSKAISLALPLNLALAAIEALFQYRAVAVLSSNGFPNFSMTLECIVIAYLYSIFIVLDTIISCMFFRSCRTAFLVEDQNRYSHCIDISKYNQDHIISCAKLKSIEELP; encoded by the coding sequence ATGGAGACTACTAGCAAGATTATCAGAAGTTCTATCTACATATTTCTTTCCAACTACCATTACTTCACCATCTCAGCAATTCTTGCCTTGCCATTTTCGGCTTCAGTACTCCTATCGCAGGCACTTGTACCTTCTTCTACTCTTCTTCCACCGATACAAATTAGGCTGCAGGCTCTTCTTAATGCAGCAGGCTTACCATCATCGTCGGAAATCTTCAACATTTTCAGCTTAAAGCTCTCACAAACCATCACTTCTACGGTTTTAGTTCTGCCTTTTACCTTTTCTTTTCTCATCCTCGCGAAGGCTTCTGTAATCAAGGCTCTCTCACAACAAAAACCATCTCAAATAAAAATCTTTTCCTTCATTTCCATTCTTAGCCCTATTTTCTCTACACAAATCTGGACCTCATTACTAATTCTCTCTGCGAACGCTACTTCATTCTCAATCCTAACCATTGCATACAATTTTCTTGATGTGTACAAATTATTGTCAACTTCTACATCAATTGTCCTTTTTTCTGCAGCTGCAGCTATTCTTTACTCTATAATTCTTGCTAATGCATTCGTTATTAGCAATCTGGCCGTGGTTTTATCAGGAATGGAAGCGAAAGGAGGGTGTATCTCATTACTCAAGGCTTGTGTTCTGATCAAAGGAAGAAACTCGAAAGCTATATCATTAGCACTGCCTCTTAATTTGGCCTTAGCCGCAATTGAGGCTCTGTTTCAATATCGTGCTGTGGCAGTCCTTTCTTCCAATGGATTTCCAAATTTTTCGATGACTCTAGAGTGCATTGTCATTGCCTATTTATACTCCATCTTCATCGTTCTTGATACAATCATCAGTTGCATGTTTTTCAGAAGCTGCAGAACAGCTTTTTTGGTCGAAGATCAGAACAGATACTCCCACTGCATTGATATTTCAAAATACAATCAAGATCACATCATTTCTTGTGCAAAATTGAAGAGTATAGAAGAGCTTCCTTAG